Proteins encoded within one genomic window of Formosa agariphila KMM 3901:
- a CDS encoding response regulator, with amino-acid sequence MKNTALHVLIADDDIDDREFFEDALESIPIPTTLQTVNDGVALLNYLLEDEKHYPDVLFLDLNMPKKSGRDCLAEIKNNDILSHIPVIIYSTSLDKDVAHTLYELGANYYIQKPGDFSQLKKVIHKALTLFNTNQFKPSCPEQFIIQT; translated from the coding sequence ATGAAAAACACCGCATTACATGTATTGATTGCCGATGATGATATTGATGATCGTGAATTTTTTGAAGATGCCCTCGAGTCAATACCCATCCCTACCACATTACAAACAGTGAATGATGGTGTTGCACTCCTTAATTATTTATTGGAAGACGAAAAGCATTACCCCGATGTGCTTTTTCTTGATTTGAATATGCCAAAAAAATCAGGTCGAGACTGTTTAGCAGAAATTAAAAACAACGACATATTAAGTCATATACCTGTTATTATTTACTCTACTTCACTCGATAAAGACGTAGCGCATACGCTATACGAATTGGGCGCAAACTATTACATACAAAAACCTGGAGATTTCTCACAGTTAAAAAAGGTTATTCATAAAGCATTAACTCTTTTTAATACCAATCAGTTTAAACCTTCCTGCCCAGAGCAGTTTATAATTCAAACCTAG